Proteins found in one Anopheles aquasalis chromosome 3, idAnoAquaMG_Q_19, whole genome shotgun sequence genomic segment:
- the LOC126578308 gene encoding farnesol dehydrogenase-like, with product MERWNGRVAIVTGASSGIGAAIAKDLAKAGMVTIGLARRVERVEELRKDLPVDAAKRLHPIKCDISNEADIDAVFKQVEERFGGCDVLVNNAGIAKRTGLLDVGNTAEIRAVLDTNVTGLVLCSQRAYQSMVKRSVDGHIIHISSVAGHSVPNIPKLNIYPGTKHAVKAITETMRQEMRDAGKKIKVTSISPGGVRTEIINDAEVPPNMPFLDSEDISGAVLYVLGTPAHVQVHELIIKPIGEMF from the exons ATGGAGCGTTGGAATGGGCGTGTGGCCATTGTGACGGGTGCTAGTTCCGGTATCGGTGCTGCGATCGCAAAGGATCTGGCCAAAGCTGGCATGGTGACCATCGGTTTGGCGCGGCGTGTCGAGCGGGTTGAGGAGTTGCGAAAGGATCTCCCGGTAGATGCAGCAAAGCGGCTGCACCCGATCAAGTGCGATATTTCGAACGAAGCGGACATCGATGCCGTGTTTAAGCAGGTGGAAGAACGGTTTGGTGGTTGTGATGTGCTGGTGAACAATGCCGGAATAGCGAAGAGAACGGGATTGCTCGATGTTGGTAACACGGCCGAAATCAGGGCAGTGCTGGACACGAACGTGACCGGGCTAGTCCTCTGCAGTCAGCGAGCTTACCAATCGATGGTGAAACGATCGGTCGATGGCCACATCATTCACATTAGCAGTGTCGCTGGTCATAGCGTTCCAAATATTCCCAAACTCAATATCTATCCTGGTACGAAGCACGCCGTCAAAGCCATCACGGAAACGATGCGCCAAGAGATGCGTGATGCTGGCAAAAAGATCAAAGTGACG AGCATAAGCCCAGGTGGAGTGAGAACGGAAATTATAAACGACGCTGAAGTACCCCCAAATATGCCGTTCCTCGACTCGGAGGACATTTCCGGGGCCGTCCTGTATGTCCTGGGCACGCCAGCGCACGTTCAGGTGCACGAGCTCATCATCAAGCCAATCGGAGAGATGTTTTAG
- the LOC126578310 gene encoding farnesol dehydrogenase-like, producing MERWNGRVAVVTGASSGIGAAIAKDLAKAGLVTIGLARRVERVEELRKDLPEQAAKRLHAIKCDVSNEADIDAVFKQVEEQFGGCDVLINNAGILRTKPLLELGTTADIKAVLDTNVTGLVLCSQRAYQSMVKRSVDGHIVHISSIAGHGVPNVPNMNVYPASKHAVRAITETMRQEMRNAGKKIKVTSVSPGGVRTEILDGMDLPADMSLLQSEDISAAVLYALGTPPHVQVHELIIKPVGEMY from the exons ATGGAGCGTTGGAATGGGCGTGTGGCCGTAGTGACGGGTGCTAGTTCCGGAATTGGTGCTGCCATCGCAAAGGATCTGGCCAAAGCTGGTTTGGTGACCATCGGTTTGGCGCGGCGTGTCGAGCGAGTTGAGGAATTGCGAAAGGATCTCCCGGAACAGGCCGCCAAGAGGCTGCACGCGATCAAGTGTGATGTGTCGAATGAAGCGGATATCGATGCCGTGTTCAAACAGGTGGAGGAGCAGTTTGGCGGATGTGATGTGCTGATCAACAATGCCGGAATTCTTCGAACGAAACCCCTGCTGGAGTTGGGCACGACGGCCGACATTAAGGCGGTACTGGACACGAACGTGACCGGGCTGGTCCTCTGCAGCCAGCGAGCTTATCAATCGATGGTGAAGCGATCGGTCGATGGGCATATCGTGCACATTAGCAGCATTGCGGGACACGGGGTGCCGAATGTTCCCAACATGAATGTCTATCCAGCGTCGAAGCACGCCGTCAGGGCCATCACGGAGACGATGCGCCAAGAGATGCGCAATGCTGGCAAGAAGATCAAAGTGACG AGTGTTAGCCCAGGTGGAGTGAGAACGGAAATCTTGGATGGAATGGACCTGCCAGCCGATATGAGTCTGCTCCAGTCTGAGGATATTTCGGCTGCCGTACTGTACGCACTGGGAACACCACCGCATGTTCAAGTACATGAACTCATTATTAAACCCGTTGGCGAAATGTATTAA
- the LOC126578309 gene encoding farnesol dehydrogenase-like, whose translation MERWISRVAVVTGASSGIGAAVAKDLAKAGMVAVGLARRVERIEELRKDVPEDAAKRLHAIKCDISNQADIDAAFKQVEERFGGIDVLVNNAGIVRNVPLLDVNSSADIKSVVDTNVTGLVLCSQQAFQSMTKRSVDGHIINISSVVGHMVPNYPKLNVYPASKHAVKAITETMRQETRDAGRKVKVTSISPGGVRTEILDGVGLPEDTPLLDPHDISDAVLYTLATPPRVQIHEIIIKPAGERI comes from the exons ATGGAGCGTTGGATAAGTCGTGTGGCCGTAGTGACCGGTGCCAGCTCGGGAATTGGTGCTGCAGTCGCGAAGGATCTGGCCAAAGCCGGCATGGTTGCCGTCGGTCTGGCACGACGCGTCGAGCGTATCGAGGAACTACGAAAGGATGTGCCGGAGGATGCGGCCAAGCGGTTGCACGCGATCAAGTGTGATATTTCGAACCAGGCTGACATTGATGCAGCGTTCAAGCAGGTGGAAGAACGGTTTGGTGGAATTGATGTGTTGGTGAATAATGCCGGAATCGTCCGGAACGTTCCACTGCTGGATGTGAACAGCTCGGCGGACATTAAGTCCGTAGTGGACACCAACGTGACCGGGCTGGTCCTGTGCAGCCAACAGGCGTTCCAATCGATGACGAAGCGATCGGTCGATGGACACATTATTAACATTAGCAGCGTCGTGGGCCACATGGTTCCGAATTATCCGAAGCTGAACGTTTACCCTGCCTCGAAGCACGCCGTCAAAGCCATCACGGAAACGATGCGCCAAGAGACGCGAGATGCTGGCAGGAAGGTCAAAGTGACG AGTATTAGCCCCGGTGGCGTGAGGACAGAAATTCTGGATGGTGTTGGACTGCCGGAGGACACACCGTTGCTCGATCCGCACGACATCTCGGACGCCGTATTGTACACGCTGGCCACTCCACCACGAGTGCAGATACACGAAATCATTATCAAGCCGGCCGGCGAGAGAATTTGA